GCCTCTGATAGCTACTGCTGGATCGTGCCTACCTATAACTGAAATTTCTGCCTCTTTCATAGTTCTCAAATCAACAGTCTTTTGAGGCTTCCTTATTGATGAAGTAGGCTTAAACGCACATCTTAGGATCATCTGCTCTCCGTTAGTCAGACCCCCCAATATTCCCCCTGCATTATTATACTTCCATCCAAGTCTTCCATCTTTTATCACTATTTCGTCGTTAGCTTCGCTTCCTCTCATTTTTGTAGCTTTAAATCCCAAGCCGTATTCAAAGCCTACAACTGCTGGAATTGACATTACTGCCTTTGCTAAGTCTGCCTTTATCTTATCAAAAACTGGTTCTCCTAAACCTATAGGAGTATTATTAACAACAATTTCCGCTACTCCACCGTAACTATCTCCTTCCTTTGTAGCTTCCATAAGCAATTTCTCATATTTTTCTTCTAAGGATTTTTTACTAGCTCTGACTGGACTGTACTTAGAACAAAGAATTTCCTCAAATGTAGGCTTCTCTTCTAGCTCAATGTTTCCCAAGCTAACTAGATGCCCAGCTATTACAGTATTTGTAAGCATTAGAAGCTTCTTTGCAATTGCCCCTGCAGCTACTCTTGTTGCAGTTTCCCTAGCGCTTGCCCTCCCACCTCCTCTATAGTCCCAGTTTTCAAAACCATATTTCATTATATAAGGAAGATCGGCATGACCTGGCCTGGGTTTGTAGTGAACTTCCTCATATAGGGAAGATATCACGTCAGTATTCCTTATCGTTATAGCTACCGGAGCTCCAGTAGTTTTTCCATTATAAATTCCGCTTAGAATATCCGGCTCATCTTTTTCCCTCCTTCCTGATACAAAGAGTTTTCCCGGCCTTCTGAATGCTAGCTCAAACTCGATATCTTCTTTGCTTAAAGGTAGACCTGCTGGAATTCCATCTATTACTACTCCTATTGCGGGACCGTGGCTTTCTCCAAAAGTTGTTATAGTTAATGCCTTACCTAATGAGTTTCCTGGCATATAGAAAATCCACCACTTCCTTATCATTTAAAGACTTTCCTAACCAAATCTTTTGCGCTTCCAATGCCTGCCTTACTAGAATTT
This genomic interval from Acidianus sp. HS-5 contains the following:
- the aroC gene encoding chorismate synthase; the encoded protein is MPGNSLGKALTITTFGESHGPAIGVVIDGIPAGLPLSKEDIEFELAFRRPGKLFVSGRREKDEPDILSGIYNGKTTGAPVAITIRNTDVISSLYEEVHYKPRPGHADLPYIMKYGFENWDYRGGGRASARETATRVAAGAIAKKLLMLTNTVIAGHLVSLGNIELEEKPTFEEILCSKYSPVRASKKSLEEKYEKLLMEATKEGDSYGGVAEIVVNNTPIGLGEPVFDKIKADLAKAVMSIPAVVGFEYGLGFKATKMRGSEANDEIVIKDGRLGWKYNNAGGILGGLTNGEQMILRCAFKPTSSIRKPQKTVDLRTMKEAEISVIGRHDPAVAIRGVTVAEAMVALVLVDHALRMGIIPQVKIDEKQASVIEENWKRYMDLCKPMEGSQ